The Paraburkholderia hospita DNA segment TGTGTGGTCGGCTGACGCGTCGCCGCGCTCAGAACCCGCGCGACAACGCTGCCACACCAATCGTCACGACGCCCAGCACCAGATTGACGACGACGAGCCGCCGCACGGTCGCGACGGCGCGCGCGCCATCGGGCCATTTCTGCGCCTGCACCGCGCGACGGATACGCGGAAAGACTGCGAAGCGGATATGCCCAAAAATCAGCATCATCACGATGCCAATACCGGCCATCGCGTGAAGCTGCCAGGTGGCGTGGCCACCGCCGAACTGCATCAGCAGGAAGCCGCCCGTCAGCAGAATGACCAGCACCGACACGCCGACCCAGTTGAAGAACCGGCCAAATACCGATTCCCACAGCGGCAGACGCAATTGCGGCGAGAGGTCCTCGAGTGCCGGACGCAGGCAGAAATGCGCGAATACCATGCCGCCGATCCACACGGCGACACCCAGCAGATGCAGAAAGAGCGCGACTTCAATCGCCTTGTTCATAGTTGTTTTCCTTTGCCGATGTAGCGCGCTGCCGTTATGTCCTGTCGAAACACGCGGCACTGACATGCGCCAATGACCGCGTTCGACTCGTGACATTATGCGCAGTTCATTCGCTGCGCTGTTTTCTTCGTTGTTTTTGTGTTGCGCCGTGAGACACCCCGCTCACGGCGTTTGCCTGCGTTACGCGCCCAACACCGGACGCAGCGACGTCACCTCTTTCAGCTTCGTGTCCGGCGAGCGGCCCTTGCGGGCACGCTTGCCGACATTCGGAGCCAGCGCGGCACCCGACAACTGCTCTTCGGTTGGCTTGTTGCGGTACATGCCTTCCAGCACGACGCCTGCCTTGGTGATCGCGAGCGCCTGCGTCAGCGATTCGTTCGGATCGAGCGCCATCAGGATCACGCCGCGTCCGCCGCCCGACAGCGTCTTCATCTCGTCGAGGCCGAACACCAGCAGACGCCCGCCGCCCGACAGACACGCCATCTGCGTCGCATCGGGCAGCATCGGCATCGGCGCGAGCGGCGTCGCGCCCTCGTCGATCGTCATGAACGCCTTGCCCGCCTTCACGCGGCTCACCATGTCACCAACCTTCGCGATAAAGCCAAAGCCGTTCGACGACGCCAGCAACAGCGCCTGCTCCGCCGTCGCCGCGTAGTAATGCATCAGATGCGTGCCCGATTCGAGCTCGATCAGCGACGTGACGGGAACGCCGTCACCACGGCCACCCGGCAACTGCGACACCGCGACGGAGTACACGCGGCCCTTGCTGCCCCACGCGATCAGCATGTCGGGCGTGCGGCACTGGAACGCGGCGTAGAGACCGTCGCCCGCCTTGAACGTGAAGCCGGCGGGATCGAGCCCGTGACCCTTCAGCGCGCGCACCCAGCCCTTCTGCGACACGACCACCGTCACCGGCTCGTCGACGACGCGCACTTCGAACGTTGCGCGCTTTTCCTGCTGGATCAGCGTGCGGCGATCGTCGCCATATTGCTTCGCGTCTGCTTCGATTTCCTTGATGATCAGGCGCTTCATCGCCGATTCGCTGCCGAGCAGCTCTTCGAGCTTGGCTTTCTCGTCGCGCAGTTCGGACAGTTCCTTCTCGATCTTGATCTTCTCGAGGCGCGCCAACTGACGCAGCCGGATTTCAAGAATGTCCTCAGCCTGACGCTCGGACAGACCAAAGGCTTCGATCAGCGCCGACTTGGGTTCTTCGGATTCGCGAATGATGCGGATGACTTCGTCGATATTCAAAAAGACGATCATCCGGCCTTCGAGGATGTGAATCCGGTCGTTGACCTTGGCGAGACGATGCTGCGTGCGGCGCGTGACCGTCGTGAAACGGAAGCCGACCCATTCGCGCAGGATCTCGCCGAGCCCCTTCTGACGCGGCCGGCCATCCGCGCCGACCATCACCAGATTCAGCGTCGCGTTCGATTCGAGGCTCGTATGCGCGAGCAGCGTGGTGACGAACTCGGCTTGATCGATGGTGCGCGACTTCGGCTCGAATACGAGACGCACGGGCGCATCCCTGCCCGACTCGTCGCGCACGGCGTCGAGAAGACCGAGAAGCGTCTGCTTCGTCTGCAACTGTTCCGGCGTCAGTGACTTCTTGCCAAGTTTGATCTTCGGATTCGTCTGTTCCTCGATCTCTTCTAGCACCTTCTGGCCGGATGTATACGGCGGCAACTCGGTAATGACGAGCTGCCACTGCCCGCGTGCGAGATCTTCGATCTTCCAGCGCGCGCGGACCTTGAGACTGCCACGACCCGTTTCGTACGCCTGCGAGATTTCCGTGTCGCTCGAAATGATCTGGCCGCCGCCCGGGAAATCCGGGCCGGGCACATGCTGCATCAACTCGGCGTGCGTGATGTGCGGATGACGGATCATCGCGACGGCGGCCCCAGCGACTTCGCGCAGGTTGTGCGACGGGATTTCCGTCGCCAGACCGACCGCGATGCCCGACGCGCCGTTCAACAGCACGAACGGCAGACGCGCGGGCAGCAGCTTCGGCTCTTCGAACGATCCGTCGTAGTTCGGCATGAAATCGACCGTGCCCTGATCGATTTCGTCGAGCAGCAGTTTCGCGATTGGCGTGAGACGCGCTTCCGTGTATCGCATCGCCGCCGCGCCGTCGCCATCGCGCGAACCGAAGTTGCCCTGGCCGTCGATCAGCGGATAGCGCATCGAGAAGTCTTGCGCGAGACGCACGAGCGCGTCGTACGCCGACTGGTCGCCGTGCGGGTGGTATTTACCCAGCACGTCGCCGACCACACGGGCCGATTTCACGGGCTTCGCGTTGTCGGCGAGACCCATCTCGTTCATCGCAAAGAGGATGCGGCGCTGTACGGGCTTCTGGCCGTCGCAGACGTCGGGCAGCGCGCGGCCCTTCACCACGCTCACCGCGTATTCGAGGTACGCGCTTTCAGCGTAGTCGCCAAGCGTCAGCACGTCGCCTTCGGGCGCGGCCGGCTCGGTGAAAAGATCGGGAGTGTTGTCGTCCATCTAGATTCCGTGTCCTTGTTCGGCGGCGCGCGCTTCGTGCTTCACATGCGTTGCATGGGTTCGCTGGCACGAAGCGCGGCGGCGCTCAGATATCCGCTTCGACCTGGTTGCCCTTGTCCTCGAGCCAGCTGCGGCGCGACGCCGCTTCGCCCTTGCCCATCAGCATCGTCATTCGCGCGACGGTCGCGTCGAAGTCGAGCTGGCCGAGCGCGACGGGCGACAGGCGCCGCGTGTCCGGGTTCATCGTCGTGTCCCACAGCTGCTCGGCGCTCATTTCACCGAGGCCCTTGAAGCGGCTGATCGACCACTGCGATTCACGCACGCCGTCTTTGCGCAGCTTGTCGAGGATCGCTTCGAGTTCGCCTTCATCCAGCGCGTACAGCTTCTGCGCGGGCTTCTTGCCGCGCGCGGGCGCATCGACGCGGAACAGCGGCGGACGCGCGACATGCACGTGACCACGCTCGATCAGTTGCGGGAAGTGCTTGAAGAACAACGTAAGCAGCAGCACCTGGATGTGCGAGCCGTCGACGTCCGCATCGGACAAGATACAGATCTTGCCGTAGCGCAAATTGGACAGATCGACGTTGTCGTCCGGGCTGTGCGGATCGACGCCGATCGCCACAGAAATGTCGTGCACTTCATTGTTGGCGAACAGACGATCGCGCTCGGTTTCCCAGGTGTTCAGCACCTTGCCGCGCAGCGGCAGGATGGCCTGATACTCCTTGTCGCGCCCCATCTTCGCGGAGCCGCCGGCAGAATCGCCCTCGACCAGGAACAGCTCATTGCGGCCGATTTCCGTCGATTCGCAGTCGGTCAGCTTGCCCGGCAGCACGGCGACGCCCGAACTCTTGCGCTTCTCGACCTTCTGGCCGGCGCGCGTACGCGCCTGCGCCTGCTTGATGACGAGATCGGCGAGCTTCTTGCCGTGCTCGACGTGCTGGTTGAGCCACAGTTCGAGCGCGGGACGCGCGAACGACGACACCAGCTTCACGGCGTCGCGGCTATTCAGACGTTCCTTGATTTGCCCCTGGAACTGCGGGTCGAGCACCTTCGCGGACAGCACGAACGACACGCGGGCGAACACGTCTTCCGCGAGCAGCTTCACGCCCTTCGGCTGCAGGTTATGCAGTTCGACGAAGCTCTTCACGGCCTGGAACAGACCGTCGCGCAAGCCCGATTCGTGCGTGCCGCCAGCGGGCGTCGGAATCAGATTGACGTAGGACTCGCGCGTGAGCGACCCTTCTTCGCTCCACGCGACGACCCACGCCGCGCCCTCGCCTTCGGCGAACGTCTCTTCGTTGGAGCGCGAGCTTTCCGCGTAGCGCTCGCCTTCGAAGAGGGGGATCAGCAGGTCGCTGCCCGCCATGCCTTCCATCAGATAGCCGCGCAGGCCGTCTTCGTATTTCCAGCTTTGGCGCTCGCCCGTCTTTTCATTGACGAGGACGACTTCGACGCCCGGCAGCAGCACGGCCTTCGAGCGCAACAGGCGCTGCAACTCGCCGATCGGCAGGTTCGGCGAGTCGAAGTATTTCGCATCGGCCCACGCGGTCACGCGCGTGCCGGACTTCTTCTCGCCCTTCGCCGCGGCGCGCACCTGTAGCTGTTTGACGACGTCGCCATGCGAGAAGCTCAGTTCGGCGACCTTGCCGTCGCGCCACACGGTGACGTCGAGGCGCGTGGACAGCGCGTTCGTCACCGATACGCCGACGCCATGCAGGCCGCCCGAGAAGGTGTACGCACCGCCTGCCGCCTTGTCGAACTTGCCGCCCGCGTGCAGACGCGTGAAAACGATTTCGACGACGGGCACGCCTTCTTCCGGATGCATGCCGAATGGAATACCGCGGCCATCGTCTTCGACGGACACGGATTGGTCGGCATGCAACGTGACGGTGATCTGACGGCCGTAGCCGCCGAGCGCTTCGTCGGATGCGTTGTCGATGACTTCCTGGATGATGTGCAGCGGATTTTCGGTGCGCGTGTACATGCCGGGCCGCTGCTTGACCGGCTCCAGGCCCTTGAGCACCTTGATCGATGCTTCGCTATACGCGGCGTTAGGCTTTTTCGTTGACATGGCTTGCTCGGGTCCGTCGGTTCATCGTTGTCCACATGTCCTGTGGACAGGTGCGTGGACAATGCGTTGAGTTTTCAAAAAAAGCGAAACGAAACAACGGAGTGTGTGCGCTGCGCGACTTGCGTGCAGCAGTTATCGGTTTGCCTTGTCTGCTTTCCGCGGTTTTCCCGCAAGCCCGGTTTCGGGCGGTACGCTGGAACGACCGTGGGAAGCAGGTTCGCGGGTATTTTACTGATTTCGATGCGCGGGGCAATTTAGATGATGGGTGTAGGACGGTTGGTCGGGAACGCGTCCTACACCCCGATGGGTGGTCTACTTCCGCTTGCTCTCCAACTCATCCCACCGTTCAATCGCCACGAGCAGTTCCTCATCGATGGCCGCGTAGCGCTCGGTCAGCCGCGCGCCTTCCTGCGCGTCCTTCACGAAAATCGAGCCGTCCTCGATCTGCGCGCCGATCGCTTTCTGCTCCGCTTCGAGCGAGGCAATCTTCTCGGGCAGCGCCTCCAGCTCGCGCTGTTCCTTGAATGAAAGCTTCACCGTGCGCTGCGCGTTGCGGCCTGCCGCGCTGTCCTTGGCCGCGGTTTCCTTCGCCGCCTCTTTCGGCACATCCTGTTGCGCGATCTGCTCGGAACGCTCGCGCTGGATCTGCCAGTCCGTGAAGCCGCCGACATATTCGCGCCACTTGCACTCGCCCTCCGACGCAATCACCGACGTCACCACGTTGTCCAGAAACGCGCGATCATGGCTCACCAGCAGCACCGTGCCGTCGTAGTCCGTCAGCAGTTCTTCGAGCAGTTCGAGCGTGGGGATGTCGAGGTCGTTGGTCGGCTCGTCGAGCACCAGCACGTTCGCCGGACGCGCAAAGAGACGCGCGAGCAGCAGACGGTTGCGCTCGCCGCCCGACAGCGACTTCACAGGCGAACGCGCGCGCTCCGGGGCAAACAGAAAATCGCCCAGATAGCTCATCACGTGCTTTTTCTGGCCATTGATCTCGACCCAGTCGCTGCCGGGGCTGATCGTATCGCCGAGGCTCTTGTCCAGATCGAGCTGTGCGCGCATCTGGTCGAAGTAAGCGACTTGCAGGTTGGTGCCGATGCGCACCTTACCGTCGTCCGGCTGCAGTTCGCCGAGAATCAGCTTGAGCAGTGTCGTCTTGCCCGCGCCGTTCGGACCGATGAAGCCGATCTTGTCGCCGCGCATCACCGTTGCCGAAAAACGATCGACCACCGTGCGCTCGCCATACCGCTTCGTCACGTCCGTCAGTTCGGCGACGATCTTGCCGGACTTTTCGCCCTGCCCGACGTCGAGCCTCACGTTGCCTTGCACATTGCGGCGTTCTGCGCGGTCATTGCGCATCTGCACGAGCCGCGCGATCCGCCCGACGCTGCGCGTGCGCCGCGCCTCGACGCCCTTGCGAATCCACACTTCTTCCTGCGCGAGCAGCTTGTCGAACTTCTCGTTTTCGACTCGCTCCACTTCCAGTTGCTGCGCCTTGCGCGTTTGATATGCGGAGAAATTTCCCGGATACGACAGCAGACGTCCGCGATCCAGTTCGACGATGCGCGTGGCGACGCGATCGAGAAATGCGCGATCGTGGGTGATGAACAGCAAACCGGCGCGCTGCGCGATCAGCAGTTCTTCCAGCCAGCGAATGCCGTCGAAGTCGAGATGGTTGGTCGGCTCGTCCAGCAGCAGCACGTCCGGCTGCACGACGAGCGCCCGCGCCAGCGCGACGCGCTTTTGCATGCCGCCCGACAGCGAGCCGACCCGCGCGTCGCCATCGAGGCCGATCTGCGCGAGCGTCGTGGCGACGCGCGTGCGCCAGTTCCAGGCATCGGTGGTATCGAGTGACGATTGCAGCGCGTTCATGCGCGCAAGCAACGCGTCGTGCTGCGCGCCTTCCGGCGTTTCCGCCAGCTCGTGCGCGACCGTGTTGTACTCGTCGAGCAGCGCGCTCGCATGCGTGAGGCCCGCGGCAACCGCGTCGAACACCGTCACGTCCGCGTCGAATTCGGGCTCCTGCGGCACGTACACGGTGACGAGATCCTGCTGGCGCGTAACGAGGCCATCGTCCGGTCTGGCGAGTTCGGCGACGATCTTCAGCAGCGACGACTTGCCCGCGCCGTTGCGGCCGATCAACCCGACGCGCTCGCCGGCTTCGAGAGAGAAATCCGCGTGATCGAGCAGCGCGACGTGGCCGAACGCCAGTTGCGCGCCCGTGATGGTGTAAAGCGACATGGGAAAGGAGGAACCAGCGATGAGTCGGAAGCGCTCATTGTACCGGTCGGCGGCGCGAATACTGACGGGATGCGGCCCGGCAGGATGGCATAGGACGGATGACGCATGCCGCGCATGCCCACGGTGCTCGAACCGGCGGGTCGGCGCATGAGCAGGCGCTCAGCACGCGCACGGACGGAAGAGAATGCGAACGCCCGTCCCGGTGTCGGCGTTCGCAGCGGCAAACCGTTCCGTGAATTGAAGGTGAGCGAAAAAAAGGCGCGGCAAGCGCGCCTTTGCTTACTTCACGTGAATCGTGATCGTCTTGCTCATCTCCGGGCCATACGAACGGTGCGCGCCGTCGCCGAAATCGAGCGTCAGCGTGTGATCGCCCGGTGGCAGCGTGATCTCCGTTTCCGTCTGGCCCTTGCCGAAATGCAGCGACTTGTCGTTGGCGGGAATGACTTCGCCCTTCGGCAGCGGCTGCCCGTCGATGATCAGATGATGATGCCCCGTGCCTTCCGTCATCGTGCCCGCAGGAACGATCTTCATGCCTTCGACAGCAAACTTCACGTGAATGGGGTTGCTCACGGTCGCGCCGTCCTGCGGCTCGACGAACGAGACGCCCGCGGCATGCGCCACGCCCGACAAGACCAGCATGCCCGCGCACGCTGCGCCGGCCAACCATCTGTTATTCAGCATCGTTTTTCTCCTTGGCTAAAGCGGCTCGATGGACACGGTGCGCGCAGGCGTTCGCGCACGACCGCATCGCACTGAAAGAATACACGTTGGCGGCGGGCCCGCCGGGCATCGGATCGCCGGGATGCACGTCGCTTCGCGTTGATCTGAAACGGTAAACGGAGCGGGCGGCGTGGGTCTTCCGGCGAATTCCGGTAATATTGCGAATCGCCGCCGGATGCACTAAAAAGGGGCAGATTGGCGGATTTTGCATTGAATCAATGAAGAGCGTGTGTCGTGAGTGAAGTGATCGAATATAAGAGCTGGGTCTGTCTGATTTGCGGCTGGATCTATAACGAAGAGGAAGGTTTGCCCGAGGAAGGTATCGAAGCGGGTACGCGTTTCGCCGATATCCCCGTGGACTGGCGCTGCCCGCTGTGCGATGTGGGCAAGGCTGAATTTGCTGTAGTCGAGTTCTGATCGGCGGTTCTGTTACAGAAACGTCGTTCGTTTAGAGCGGTCCGCGGGTTCGATGCCTGCGGACCGCTTTGCTTTTGGCGGCCGGCCCGCTCCGGTCAGTCGCGCCTTGCGACGACGATCAGTTCGCGGCTCGCGGGATCGACGGGCGATCGGGACCAGTCGCCGAACCAATCCAAGTCGCTGAAACCCGCTTTGACGAGCGCTTCACTCAGCGAGGCCTGCGTGCGAAAGCGCAGCTGGCTGGGCGCGACGACGGTGTCGCCGTCTCGAAGGAAGCGATAGTGAGTGTCGAAGCGGACGCGGTCATTGTTTGCTTCGATGAGTTGCTGCCAGATTTCGACGGCGCCGTAGTGCGAGTCGTCGATCACGCGGCGCGACTGCTCCGGCGTCCACGCCGCCCACGGCGACACGGATGGATTGCGGCTTTCGAAAGTGAGCCGTCCGCCGGGACGCAACGCGGCTTGTGCAGCGGCTAGCGTGGCGTCGAAGCTCGCGTCGTCGAGAAAAACCTGCGCGACGTGGCCTGTCATCACGGCGAGATCGGCGGACTTTGCGCCCAGTTGTACCGCGTAGCCTTCGATCCATTCCACCCGGTCGCCGCCCGGCCGTCGGCGCGCAATATCGAGCATCGCCGGCGACGGATCGACGCCCGTCACCGTATGGCCGCGCCGGGCCAGTTCACAGGCGAGCAGCCCCGTGCCGCAGCCGATATCGACGATGCGCGAAGCTTCCGTGCGTGCGGCGAGGTCGATATAGAAGCGCGTGTCGGCGGCGAACGGGTTGAGCGCGTCGTAGAGCGCGACGAGACGCGGATCGGTGTAGTGAGCATCGGTCATCGGCCGATGGTAGCCGTGCGGCGCGCGAGCCGCCACCGCGTCGGCGCAGGCGGTTGCCCGCATCGAAAGCCGCTTTGGCAAACGGGCGATTTGCTATACTCTGCGCTCGTCGGCGGCCCCTCCCCGTAGTTCAATGGATAGAACAAGTGCCTCCTAAGCGCTAGATACAGGTTCGATTCCTGTCGGGGGGACCACATCGGCGACGGACGACGCTACAAAAAAACCCGCAACAGCTCACGCTTTGCGGGTTTTTTGTTTGCTACAGCCCCATTGCGATGCAACGCGGCGAACAGCCACAACGATCAACCGTTCACCGATGCCGGCGCACCACCACCTGAATCTTGGCCAGTTGCTGGTCGCGCTGATCGAAGAATTTGGCGAGCGCAAACAGCGACGCAGCGGCAAACGGCCAGAGGACAAAGAAGGTAGCGAGCATGATCGACTCCAGAGCGAAAACGTTTGAAACGAGTGTACGCCCGCGCTAAACAAAGAAAACTATCGGAATTGCCAAAACACAGTTCCCTTTTTTGGAAGGGAATGGAGAACGAGCCCGCGTGGCGCGGCTGGACGACCTTTTCCCGAGCCGACCGGGTCCGACCGACCTCGCCCGACCGTGACAAAATCACGCACTTCACGCAACACACGCCAGCACAATCGAAGGACAACCCATGGATATCAACAAGCAACTCGCCGCTCTCACCACTTCCGAACTGCAAACGGCAGGCGCCAGTCAGGCGACGGCCATCGCCGTCAGCGTGCTGCTGCGTCATTTGAACTCGCCGGAGCTGTCGAAGCTGCTGAGCACCGCATTCGAGAATCACCAGGCCGTCATGCTGCAAACACCGTGGCCGGACCAGATGCTGCAATCGTTCGAAGCGACACGCCGTTTTCTCGAAGGCGCGGCCAACCCGGCCCCTAGCCCCGACCAGCCCGCCTAACGCAGCACGCGTCGCGCCGTGTACATCGCGCGACGCAAAAAAGCCACACGCGCGAACGCCCCGGCATGCGCCGGAAGCCCACCCGGCGGGGCTTGCGCGCGAGCGCCGCAAGCCAGTGTGCGCTCTCCCACCTAACGCACCATTTGTCTGCGGACGGACTCGCGGCGTCCTTTTATCATCTCGTCACTCCTCGGATACGTCAGTGGGTTGACCGATGCCCTACCCGTACAACCTTGCAGTCGCGGCTGGCCTGATGATCGTCGTGCTCACCTGCAGCCTCGCGCTCGCGCTGACATGAACCGACCCGCGCACGGCCCGCAAAACACCGGACACTCGCCCGCTGTCCGCGTCGATATCGCCCGATTCCGATCCGCATAAAGCCCGTCGCGGCACAAATATTTTCAAGCTGACCCTAAAGTTTTCCAAACCCCTGCCGTAGTGCGGGCATGGACCATTACCTCACTTCGTCGGCGGGATCGTTCAAATCGACTCTGATCGATCAGGACATCGCGCACATTGCCCGCGTCATGCGGCCTTCGATGCATGGCGACCTGGGTGGGGCCATCCTCCCCGCCACCTACTGGCGCAAACGCCTCTTCGAACTGCTCGACGCCGAGCATCTGACCAATTCGCAGCTCTGCTCGATCGACGATCTGCTGTTGCAGCTCGACGAGCTGTGCACGAAGGATCTGACGCCGCTGCCCGTGACGATCACACGGCCCGCAGCGTCGCGCGATGCGAACCGCCACCGCGTACGCCGCAAGCGCTGAGCGAACCCGCGGAACCGCTGCGGCGCCGCCGCGCCGCGTGGGTCGAGGCGCGCCGCGCATTTAACATTCATTGACCCGCCGCGCATCCTTCCACGATGCTGCAGCCAGCAGCGCGAACACCCGGCGACACAGCGACAGGATGATCTGGCGCGTCGCCGGGGCTGCCTTCCCTCTCCCTTCGCACGCTCACGCCCTCCGCCGCAGGAAAATTTGTCTGCGGAACACGCCGCAATCGCGAATTAGGGACATTCGTAGGTCATAATGTCCGCAAAAATTCCCAGCAAGGATTCCTGTGACTCAGGCTTCACCGCTTGACCTGCTGAAGCAGGCGCGCACCCGCTTCACACAAAAAGAAATCGCCGCGCATGTCGGCAAGGACATCAAGACGGTGCGTCGCTGGGAAAAAGGCGAAACGCCCTGCCCCGCGATGCTCGAACCGGCACTGCACGCGATGCTGTATCCCGCCACCGCGCGCAACGCCGGCGCG contains these protein-coding regions:
- a CDS encoding CopD family protein, encoding MNKAIEVALFLHLLGVAVWIGGMVFAHFCLRPALEDLSPQLRLPLWESVFGRFFNWVGVSVLVILLTGGFLLMQFGGGHATWQLHAMAGIGIVMMLIFGHIRFAVFPRIRRAVQAQKWPDGARAVATVRRLVVVNLVLGVVTIGVAALSRGF
- the parC gene encoding DNA topoisomerase IV subunit A, with the protein product MDDNTPDLFTEPAAPEGDVLTLGDYAESAYLEYAVSVVKGRALPDVCDGQKPVQRRILFAMNEMGLADNAKPVKSARVVGDVLGKYHPHGDQSAYDALVRLAQDFSMRYPLIDGQGNFGSRDGDGAAAMRYTEARLTPIAKLLLDEIDQGTVDFMPNYDGSFEEPKLLPARLPFVLLNGASGIAVGLATEIPSHNLREVAGAAVAMIRHPHITHAELMQHVPGPDFPGGGQIISSDTEISQAYETGRGSLKVRARWKIEDLARGQWQLVITELPPYTSGQKVLEEIEEQTNPKIKLGKKSLTPEQLQTKQTLLGLLDAVRDESGRDAPVRLVFEPKSRTIDQAEFVTTLLAHTSLESNATLNLVMVGADGRPRQKGLGEILREWVGFRFTTVTRRTQHRLAKVNDRIHILEGRMIVFLNIDEVIRIIRESEEPKSALIEAFGLSERQAEDILEIRLRQLARLEKIKIEKELSELRDEKAKLEELLGSESAMKRLIIKEIEADAKQYGDDRRTLIQQEKRATFEVRVVDEPVTVVVSQKGWVRALKGHGLDPAGFTFKAGDGLYAAFQCRTPDMLIAWGSKGRVYSVAVSQLPGGRGDGVPVTSLIELESGTHLMHYYAATAEQALLLASSNGFGFIAKVGDMVSRVKAGKAFMTIDEGATPLAPMPMLPDATQMACLSGGGRLLVFGLDEMKTLSGGGRGVILMALDPNESLTQALAITKAGVVLEGMYRNKPTEEQLSGAALAPNVGKRARKGRSPDTKLKEVTSLRPVLGA
- a CDS encoding DNA topoisomerase IV subunit B, with the protein product MSTKKPNAAYSEASIKVLKGLEPVKQRPGMYTRTENPLHIIQEVIDNASDEALGGYGRQITVTLHADQSVSVEDDGRGIPFGMHPEEGVPVVEIVFTRLHAGGKFDKAAGGAYTFSGGLHGVGVSVTNALSTRLDVTVWRDGKVAELSFSHGDVVKQLQVRAAAKGEKKSGTRVTAWADAKYFDSPNLPIGELQRLLRSKAVLLPGVEVVLVNEKTGERQSWKYEDGLRGYLMEGMAGSDLLIPLFEGERYAESSRSNEETFAEGEGAAWVVAWSEEGSLTRESYVNLIPTPAGGTHESGLRDGLFQAVKSFVELHNLQPKGVKLLAEDVFARVSFVLSAKVLDPQFQGQIKERLNSRDAVKLVSSFARPALELWLNQHVEHGKKLADLVIKQAQARTRAGQKVEKRKSSGVAVLPGKLTDCESTEIGRNELFLVEGDSAGGSAKMGRDKEYQAILPLRGKVLNTWETERDRLFANNEVHDISVAIGVDPHSPDDNVDLSNLRYGKICILSDADVDGSHIQVLLLTLFFKHFPQLIERGHVHVARPPLFRVDAPARGKKPAQKLYALDEGELEAILDKLRKDGVRESQWSISRFKGLGEMSAEQLWDTTMNPDTRRLSPVALGQLDFDATVARMTMLMGKGEAASRRSWLEDKGNQVEADI
- a CDS encoding ATP-binding cassette domain-containing protein, with amino-acid sequence MSLYTITGAQLAFGHVALLDHADFSLEAGERVGLIGRNGAGKSSLLKIVAELARPDDGLVTRQQDLVTVYVPQEPEFDADVTVFDAVAAGLTHASALLDEYNTVAHELAETPEGAQHDALLARMNALQSSLDTTDAWNWRTRVATTLAQIGLDGDARVGSLSGGMQKRVALARALVVQPDVLLLDEPTNHLDFDGIRWLEELLIAQRAGLLFITHDRAFLDRVATRIVELDRGRLLSYPGNFSAYQTRKAQQLEVERVENEKFDKLLAQEEVWIRKGVEARRTRSVGRIARLVQMRNDRAERRNVQGNVRLDVGQGEKSGKIVAELTDVTKRYGERTVVDRFSATVMRGDKIGFIGPNGAGKTTLLKLILGELQPDDGKVRIGTNLQVAYFDQMRAQLDLDKSLGDTISPGSDWVEINGQKKHVMSYLGDFLFAPERARSPVKSLSGGERNRLLLARLFARPANVLVLDEPTNDLDIPTLELLEELLTDYDGTVLLVSHDRAFLDNVVTSVIASEGECKWREYVGGFTDWQIQRERSEQIAQQDVPKEAAKETAAKDSAAGRNAQRTVKLSFKEQRELEALPEKIASLEAEQKAIGAQIEDGSIFVKDAQEGARLTERYAAIDEELLVAIERWDELESKRK
- a CDS encoding DUF4399 domain-containing protein; the protein is MLNNRWLAGAACAGMLVLSGVAHAAGVSFVEPQDGATVSNPIHVKFAVEGMKIVPAGTMTEGTGHHHLIIDGQPLPKGEVIPANDKSLHFGKGQTETEITLPPGDHTLTLDFGDGAHRSYGPEMSKTITIHVK
- a CDS encoding rubredoxin, translated to MSEVIEYKSWVCLICGWIYNEEEGLPEEGIEAGTRFADIPVDWRCPLCDVGKAEFAVVEF
- a CDS encoding class I SAM-dependent methyltransferase → MRATACADAVAARAPHGYHRPMTDAHYTDPRLVALYDALNPFAADTRFYIDLAARTEASRIVDIGCGTGLLACELARRGHTVTGVDPSPAMLDIARRRPGGDRVEWIEGYAVQLGAKSADLAVMTGHVAQVFLDDASFDATLAAAQAALRPGGRLTFESRNPSVSPWAAWTPEQSRRVIDDSHYGAVEIWQQLIEANNDRVRFDTHYRFLRDGDTVVAPSQLRFRTQASLSEALVKAGFSDLDWFGDWSRSPVDPASRELIVVARRD